The window ACGAGGGCCGTAAAAACTGAAAATCAAAAATACACCATGCTTTCTCTTGCTTATGAATGTGGTTTTAATTCAAAAACCTCTTTCAACAGAAATTTCAGGAACATTACAGGGCAATCTCCTACCGAATATTTAAAACATGTTTAAGATCTAAGTTGACCGGATAAGCTCTTCTCCCTTTTTTAAAGGTTCAACTCATTTAACGTATTCATTCTTCAGTTAAAAATCCGTTTAAAATTGGTTTCACTTTTCATATTGGGGCGATTTTTCCGGATGCCGTGCAGACTTTTGTGCAAATTTTCAATCGAAAAACATGTACAAGAAAAAACATTTACTAACAGTTATCTCGACAGTTTTCCTGTTCGCTTCGTGCGAAAAGGAACTCTTTATTGATGAACCCGGAAACCTGGTTCCAAAAACGGTAATGGAAGATGCCAACCTGCCTTCTATTACAGTGAACGGAACCGTTCTCCATTCCGAAACTTATGGCAACCCCGGCCATCCAATGGTGCTTTTTTTGCATGGCGGGCCCGGTGCAGATTATAGAAATGCACTTCGAGTTAAGCAATTAGCTGATGACGGCTATTTTGTAGTGTTTTACGACCAGCGTGGTTCCGGCCTTTCCCAAAGACACCATAAAAACACCTATTCAATCCGGTTGATGATTGATGATGTACATGCCGTTATCGAGCATTACAGGACTTCACCAAATCAAAAAGTTTTTCTCTTTGGACATTCCTGGGGAGCAATGCTGGCTGCTGGCTATATCAATTTGCATCCTGACCGCATAGACGGCGCCATACTAGCCGAAGCCGGAGGGCTCAATAAAAAATTATGGGAAGAATATAGTGAAAACAGCAGGAGAGTAAAACTTTTTTCAGAGGCTACCAATGACATTCTTTACTACGATCAGTTTCTGACCGGAAAAGAAAACGAACACGAAATACTGGATTACAAACTGGGGATTGCTTCGAGTTTCACTTATGCCAAAGGTAATGACGAAGGCATTGAAGGGCCATCGCCTTTTTGGAGAAATGGTGCTGTTTTGTTAAATGCCCTTTCAGAAATTGCAGAAGAGGATGGATTTGACTTTACTACCCATCTTGATTATTACACAACCAATGTGCTACTGCTGTATGGAGAAAACAATAAATCGCACGGATTAAAATTTTCTCAAAAAGAAGCCGCTTATTTCCCAAACCATCAAATTGTGCAGATAGACGATACCGGTCATGAACTGATTTATTTCAAATGGGAATTGGTGTATCCTGTAGTGCTCAATTATTTAACCTCACTTAACTAACTTTATATGAAGACTGTTCAAGTATTGATTTTCTGGTTGTTCTTTTCATTTTTTACAACCGTCATATCTGCTCAATCCATTAACTGGAACACTGTAGAAAACACAAAGCATATAACGACCATCGGTATAGCCTGGGATTACAGCTTGTCTTACCATGTGGGTTATGCTTATCATTTTAACACAAAGCTGCCGCTTGTGATAGGAGCAAATTTTTCGGTACCCTCCGGAGAAAACCTGTTAGATGACTTTAAGGCAAAAGCTGGCGGACATATTGTACTGTTCGACCAATCAAGTTTAAAAGGGACTGTTACTCTCAATGGTATTTACAGACGGTTTGAAAACCCTTTGGTCAGGCTGCAAAATTTCGGAGGTGAAATGAAAGGCTCTTTTGGCTACTATAAAAACAACTGGTTTGTAGCGGGTGAAATAGGTTTTGACAAGGCTATTGTTACCCATTTTAAACATTCGGATTCCTTTAAAGAAAATAATTATAGTGATGTAAAAGACGGTTGGTACCAGCCAGCAACAGGGGGAAACTTTTTATACGGCCTACAGGGCGGATATTCGTTCAAAAAATCAGACATTACTTTGAACCTTGGCAAAATAGCCACCCAGGATTTTAAAACCACACCACGGATTCCTTTTTATGTCATGTTAGGCCATAACTATAAATTATGGTAAGCTAAAACATTCATCACGATAATTATTGTTTTATTTTAATTTATATATTTGAATCATTAATTTTTAAAAACTATCATTTTATGAAAAACACAAAATCAACTTTATTTCTGGCCGTGATATTGGCAGTAGTACTCGTTTTCACAAGTTGTTCAAGCGATGATGATTCTTCACCGCAGCCAAGAAACATTAAGTACGAAATAACAGGGAATTATAGCGGAAGACTAACCGTTGCCTTTTCGGATGAAAGTGGAAACAGCCAAACCATCAGTATAAATTCGTTGCCTTGGTCGAAATCGTTGTCTATCGATAGCGACGTCTCGGCTATTGCACTGGCAGCAGGCAATAGTGGGGTTGACAACCCTGGAGAAACAGGAGAAACCATTACATTAAAAATTTACCGAAATGAAGAGACGGCCAAAGAATCTACTGCTCCGGCAACAGATAATGGATTCATAGAACTAGGCATATCCTACTCGTTTGATTTATAAAGAAAACCATTGTATTGAGCTATATCAGAAAAACAAAACCTAATAAAAATGAATATAAAATCAATATTCCTACTACCAATTGCTCTTTCCTCTTCACTACTTGCCCAGGCTTGTAACAATAGTAAACAAAAGGATAAACAAAAGGAGGTCACCTTTTCAAACGAAATTCAATCAGCAAATAAAACATATAACGCTACACAAGATACCATCCCCATCTCAACGGCAGATTTGGGGAATTTTCCGTTTTTTGGTTTGCCCGAAAACATCCGTTACGAAAGCAAGCCCCTGCAAAGAAATTACGATGAAATCTATTTCCCTACAAACAGGACAGGCCAACTGGAAAAAATTGGTGGACGTTCCTTTAAGTCCAATATGATAAATACCAACAATAGCGAATGGTCTCGTCCTTATTTCATAAAAAGCTATGATGAGGCGATCAAGGCCGTTGGCGGGGTCAAACTGTTTGAAGGAAAGTTCAAATACGAGCAGATTCAGTTTATGAAGGAAAATGCGGAATATCTGGGTGAAGAAGGCTCGTTGGATTTTTATAACAACACTATCCATTCTTATATCATCCGCAGACCGGACGGAGATGATATCTACATCCAATTTGATGCCAATACTGCTGGCGGTGCTATTCAAATCGTACAAAAAGAGGCTTTTAAGCAAACTATTTCTATTGTAAAATCAGACCAGATTGAGAAGGATTTAAACGAAAAAGGAAAGACGGTATTACATATCAGTTTTGACACGGACAAAGCTTCTTTGAAAACAGAAGGAAAAGAAGTCATCAAAGAGATAGCCATCGTGTTAAAAAACAACGGGAATCTAAAATTGGCGATTCACGGTTATACAGATAATGCAGGTACAAAAGCACGTAACCATATCCTGTCAGAGCAACGAGCACAAGCTGTAGTTGCGGAGTTATCGACCTCGGGAATAGATGAATCCAGATTGACCGTAAGAGGTTTTGGCTCACAAAACCCTGTTGCCGATAACACAACTCCGGAAGGGAGGGCAAAAAACCGAAGGGTAGAACTGGTTAAACAATAATTGAAAATAAAAAGATGAACTATGGTATCTGTTTTTGCAATACCCCATATATAGAATACGGAATGTTGTAATTTAACTTTCAACACCTCTTGTTCTTGTCTTCATAAATTTAAACACTTTTTGATGTAAAGCGCTTCGATTTATAAGGGGGCTTACAATAGCTTCTATAATTTATCTATCGTTTAACCCCTTTCCGTCAAATATCTTCTCTATACATTTTTCAATTCGGGACGCTCTTGTTTTGGATTGTTTGGCTCCTGAAAAGTGTAAGAGATAGCCTCTTTGTCTTCCCGGTGTTAAGGATTCAAAAGCGGTTTTAAAATGAGGTTCTTCTTTAAATTTCGACAACAATTCTTCGGGCATATCGAATTCTGAAGTTTTTTTCATTTTTACTTCCAGTCCAGATTTTTCAACTTCTACCGCTTCAAAAATATAGGCTTTGATGGTTGCTTCCCCTGCTATTATTTCTTCTTTACCGGTAAATCGCATTTGTCTGGCCGCCTGGACATTTTCAGTTTGTTGCACCAACAGATTTTCGATATCTTTTAAAAGTGCGCCTTTATAAAATAGCAATGCACAATAATCTTTAAAACCATGAATTAATACGATATTCTTTCCCTTAAACGTATAGCAAGGATGCATCCATTTAAAATCTTCGGTCAAGCCACAATCCAAACAGAGTTTACGCAATAGGGTCATTTCTTCTTTCCATTTTGGGGCTCTATCCAGAAACCTATCTATAACTTTTGGATTCATACGTTTAACGTCTTAATATTCATTTTTCGATTAACCGGTCTTACATACCAGGAAGCTATTGTGAGCGCAAGGAGGATTGCTGGACCGAGGATTGATATAATTTCATCTCCAACGGCTAAATGGGAAATGATAGCCCCGGACATCGCAAAGAAAAACCCTGCATACGCCCATTCTTTTAGCAACGGTAGTTTAGGAGTGAGAATGGCTATTACCCCTAAGAGTTTCCATACACCAAGCAGGGTCAACAGGTATAATGGATATCCCAAATTGGTAAAATTTGAAACTTCTTCTTCCATTTTTATCAATTGTACAATACCCGTTGAGGTCATTCCCAAAGCCAGCCAGCCAGTGGTTATCCAGTATATAACTTTTTTACGCTTTTCCATGGTGTCTTATTTTAATTTGCTAACAATGTCTTGCAATCGGTTGTGCGCCATATTAACACCTTGTTTAAATGGTAATTGCAGCATTTGATTTCTGTGTTCCAGAGATTTATAAACGATGTGCATATGGAGCTTGCTTTTGTCTTCTGTGAGTTTTATAAACTCTAAAAACTCTAATTGAACAGGGAGCGAAGTACCTTCCATTTCGAAGGTCCGGGTAATCTTTTGATTGGGTACAAACTCGTGTATGGTACCATTAAACCCGTGCTTGTTTCCCTTGGGATCGGTTGTTTCAAATTGATAGCTCCCATGTTTTTTGCTTTCTAGTTTCAGCACGTTAGTTCCCATCCATTGCGCTACAATTTCCGGTGCTACATAAGCTTTAAACAATAACTCCACAGGCAGGTCGAACTCTCTTGTAATGGTCAGTTCCTGTTTACCTGGTTCGGCATTAACTTTTGTCTTTAGTTCCATAACATTTTATTTTTTTTACTGATGTCGTTTCATGTGTTTATATTTATCGTTTTTCAATGGTCATATGTAACATCATAAAAATCATTCCGCCGGGTAATTAAATATGAATTATAAATGTTTCATTATAGCTTCCAGTTTGTTAAATCGATCGTCCCAGAATTTTCTGAACGGCTCAATAAATACTGCTATTTCTTTTATTTTTTCTGGATTAAGGTGATAATATATTTCCCTTCCGTTTTGTTCCTGTTCTAATAGTTCGCACTCCGTAAGAATCTGTATATGCTTTGAAATAGTTTGTCTTGATGAATCAAAATTCTCCGCGATTGCAGTAGGCGTCATTGCATTTAGAGCTACCAATGTTATGATTGTCCTTCTGGTTGGGTCTGCTATTGCTTGAAATACATCTCGTCTTGTTTTCATAATTTATGCAGCTATTTGACTGCAAATATATACGCAGCTATTTAACTGCGCAAATTTTTCAGCCTGTTTTATTTGTTTTTGACAAATGTTCATTGGTAGTCCTTTAATCGTTTTTGAGATAGAAAATACGTACTATTTCCTATTAAAAAAGGAGGTCTGTAAAAAGACAGATAGGTTACAGTTCAGGGGAGTGAAAAATATAGAATTCTTCCTTTCCAGGATCTTCAAATTTCACGATATCCTAAAAACCAGAAAACCTTGCAAACTACATGATTTGCAAGGTTTTGACACACGTTGAATGTGCTTCTAGTGACCTCGGCAGGATTTGAGCCTATTTAGGGTTCTCCTGTTTTATTGATCCAGTCATGTAAAATCACTTTTTGTTGACCGGTTTGTTAACCGCTAATTAAACTCCTATACAGAATGTTGTAATTTAACTTTCAGCCCCTCTTGTTTCATGTTTCCTGAGATGTATGCTCCCCTCCTCTTTTAGTTGAAAACTTGTTTATTATTGATATCGGGTTTAAAATTAAATTGATTCTGGTAGAGTGCTTCTTTAATCAATGCTTTAGCAGATGCAACCGGGTCCTTAAATAGCGTTGTTTTACTGACTCCGGTTTTTTGAGTCCATGCTATTTCCCATTCTACAGTGTTAACAGGAGTATTTGTTTTAAGGGCATTTAAAACCAATTGCATACGCTCAGAATAAAAATCTCGTATCAGACCACTCCATACCCGACAAGAGTAATCATTTACAGGTGGTCCCCAAACAGAGATTATATATTTAGCATTACGCTCGTAATAGTCCTTAAGCTGTTCTGTTTCACCGTGTGTCCTTGCCATTTCAATCCAGCGATCTAAACTGTTTAACGGATGGGAAGCCATCAGTCTGTCTATGTTTGCTAAAAGCTCAAGCCCTTTCTCACCAGCCATATCCCCATCTTTTATATTTCCATTTTTAAAAGCATTAGCCGCTATACTGAAGTATTCATCCGCCTTTAAGCCTAAAGCCAAGGCCGAAATTTCTATTGCATCTGCACAATAATTGGGAGAATCAGATAATTGCTTGCTGCAATCTAAAAAAGCTTGTGCAGCTTTATAAAATTCCGGATCATTGTTGACAGTTCCAATTTCTGCTTTTCCTAATTGCCAACCAAATTGAGGATGGGGAACGAGGTTTTTATATGCACTTTGTCTTAACAAGTCCCACGATTCCTTCATTTTAGCAGGGTACCCACCATAGCGATTAATACTATAACTCTTTAACCATAAATCTAAATCAATAGGCTTATCGGTCCAAGCTACATCTGTCAATAACTCATAGATCACTGCATTGTTTTCTAAGCCTTCTCCGGATATGGTAAATCCTGTTAAGTTTCCATGATCCGGAGACTGAAGGGTTTCTGCTGCTCCTGTTGCATAAAGAGAAATATCCCCTGTATAGGCTGTCTTCCCTCCCATATTGGGCACAAAACCGTAAACCCATTGTTTCCCGTTAAAAGCATTCATAGGTTTCCAATTATTATTGTAATCATTCGCATAGTCTAAAATAAGTACCTCATCAGACGGGACTTTACTGAATAAAGCCTCTACGGTTTTTGAATTCCATATATAACGCTGGTATGAAAACATCCAGCCCTGAATGACCCATACAGCTTCGGGATTAGCAGATTTTACTATACTATGTGTTTTTTTACCATAATTTGCCAGGAGTTCCGTAATCGGTAAGTCCGACTCAGGCAGTTGTAACTCATTAAAACTATCAACCAAAAAATACTTGGCTTTACCAAACTCATTCTGCCATTCCTCCATGAATAGTTTACTGATCGTGGCAAAAACTTCATCGTCAGGAGCTATAAATGATGGGCGTTGCTCTTCGGGAAAACCATCATTCCAATGGGTTTCATAGATGTTAAGATCCGGAAATACCCGTTTTAAGGCCTTCGGTACAAAACCTCCAAATGATTGTACGACAGGTTCCATACCCAATTCATGCATTCTATTCAGGATTTTATGCTGAAGATTTATTTGGTCTTTATGCCATTCGGAGGGTAAAGGGCCATTTACCTGTTGGATACATCCCATCCGTAACCAAGGCAAATGAGCCGGACCTACATAAAATGAATCTATTTCTTTCTGAGTCAGCCCTAATTTTTTCCAGACCCTTTCAGCAATAGCTTCTCTTGCTACCGGCGCCATCAACATATTAAAACCATGCATTGCCTGCCAATCAAGTTCTTTTTCCCATCTTTCCCAGTCCCAGTAGGGAGTTGTATAACCTGAAGTAACAGCATTATAAGCATGTCTTATTGGATAAGGAGACGTATTCTTTGTCAGGTGGGCATCTGGCCATTTATCTGGTATATTAAACTCCGGACCAGCCCAATCCAACATTCCCAATTGTTGACTTTTCAAATAGTCGTAAACTCCACGCGTTAAGGCTATAGCACTATTCCCGTTTACCGTAAGGCTTCCATTCTTTGCCATGTAAGTATAAGTACTTTGAGCTAAAGTGGTATCTATTTTCAAGACTATGTCTTTCGCTTTTTTATCTAATACACGTTCTAAAACTCGTTTTGCGGCATCGAGTTCCGGATGATTCCCAGAAAGTATTTTATTCCTACAACTCCCCATTATTACCAATAACAGAAATAAATAAATTATTTTTTTCATAATACTTATTGAACGTTAATTATTTATAAAATTAATAATGTTATATCAAATACCTTATTGCTATTTCAATCAGAACCATCTCAGAGATAATTTACTATACCGGCTGTCGATATACCAACACCCTTAATAAGATAATCTCTTATACCAAGCTTGATCATTACTTTTTTAACAAGGGATACTAACTCTTCAATTGAAGTGTTTTCATTTAAACAACTTTTTAAACGAATATGATTATTTATCAGTTTATTTAAATATTCTTTTGTAAAAAAGGTTTCGTCAGTCTGCATCCAACACGCTTTTATCCGGCTACCCCCGATATCTATTGCTAAATAGCAAGTTTGTTGATTAATCATTATTTTATTGAATTCTTTTATTTAGTCAGCAACTGTAACATTTATACCTATTTCAGCGCAATTAAATAAAACCCAGATACAACACGTACGCATAAAGTTTCATATATTTCGCAAATAGTATCACCCAATATTAAAAAGAAAGGGGTTTTATACTTCTATTTGTCAATTATGAGCAAAATCAATTATAGTTTCCCTCTCACCTATATGAGCTGTCCAATAGAAAGTATTACAGGCGTATGGGAATTCAAAAGACCTCCATTCTTTAAATATTTATGTTATTCGCTATCCGGACATTTATTACATTATGTGATAAAAGGTTCTTACTTTATAAAAATAAACGGCAATGAATATTCAGTTAAAAAGGGGGATATTATATATTACTATGAATCAGAAGAGGTGGAAACGATTGGGAACCATACAGATGTTATCTTTTATTCAATAAGCTATCAAGCATCCAAACTATTACCTTTTTCCATAAATAATCGTGTATTTAAAGCAGATAACAATCTAAAACAATTATTCAGAAATCTTTATGATTCATTCTCTTCCCAGTCTGATTTGAATAAAAGACTTATGAGCTTTTCCTTTCTGTTAAATATCCTCAATAAAATTGAGGGAACCCGTTTTGATTCTGTACATGATAAGATTGAAGAAAGAGCTTTATGGTGGGAAATTGAAAGACGAATAAGAAAAAACAAAATGTTTAAACCTTCTTTAACAGATTTACTTAAAATTTCCGGATACAGTAAATCAACCGTTATACGTTCATGTCAAAAAGTAACAGGAAATACACCCATGCAGCGTATTCGCAGACTAAGGATGGAAGAAGCCAGAAGCCTTTTAAGTTTTGCTCATTTAAATGTCACTCAAGTCTCAGTTTATTTAGGCTATAGCCGGGTTCATGAATTCTCCCGGGAATTTTCAATGTTTTATGGATCTCCACCAAGTAGCTTACTAAGAAAGTGATTAAAATAATTGACTTATCTTAAAAATTTAACAACACAATGTTTCTATGTAAGCATCACATAGAAACAACCTCCTTTATTATCGACTATTAATTTTTTGTCTTTATCATATAATCAGTCATTTACTTAAAATTTGATATTATGAATAATAACATGGTTATTTTTGATATTATAGTTCCATTTCTTTATGTGATTTTTTTCTTCCTGCTGATAAGAAGATTAAAATCTCAAACTACAGACTTAATGTAGCTAATAAAGCTATCAACTTGTCATCTGACGGTCTTGGGGCATTTGCCATGACAATATTTCCCTGAGGATCAAGAAGAATAAAACGAGGGATACCTTTTATAAGATAATCCTGAACAAATTTTGAATTGAAGGCGTTATCTGCAAGTAGCTGAACGCCTCCCAAATTCTCTTTTTCAACCATTTGTCTCCATTTGTTACGGTCTTCCGGATTGTCAATAGATATACTTACAAATTCGATGTTTTTATCATGGTACCGGCTTTCTATTTTCTTTAAAAACGGGATTTCTCTTTTACAAGGCCCACACCAGGTAGCCCAGACATCAATATATAGGTATTTACCTTTTAAATCGCTTAAAGATGTGGTACTGTTGTCAAAATTTTCATAATCTGTGAATTCAGGTGAAGGTTTTCCTTTTGCTACAATCTTTAAGGCATTATAATTTTTGGTTATTTCTTTGTTGTTCACCTCATTTGTACTCCCCTTTATATACTCCGCATAGTAATTCTCTACATCGGCAGTATAGGTAATACCATTTTTTGCCTTCTTATAGCAAATGATGTTTTTAATTTTTTGATTGGATAACATATTCACCGCTTTTAAATACGCTACATCTTCATCAATATTTAAAGAAGCCGATATTTCTCTGGCTTGTTGCTGACAATAACTATCAACCAGGCTGGAATAATCATATGAAAATATATAATCTTCACCGTTGTTATACGCAATCTCTTCCAGTTCTTTTAAAAACGCATCAGACACTCTGAAATCATTATTTTTGGTTTGGTAGATATGATTTACCTGATACTTATTTAAATTATTTAAAGTATAATATTTAATATTCCTCTTCTCTTTTTCTATATAAGTCGCTGGAAAATATTTGGTATTCTTTAGCAATTTTAAAAGTTCCGATTCAAGCTTTTTTTGAGTTTCTTTAAAATCAACTTCATTCAGCAGATATATGTTTTTCACATCACTTAGAACCTCACTTACTCTTTTTCTTTTTTGCAGCAAATAATTATTATAGGCTGCTCCTGCCCCGGTAAAAGTTACTGTATTATTATAATCTTTAACATCAAAGGTCAGGTGAATATCATCACCGGATTCCAGGTACATATATGTAAGATGTCCTCCATAATATAACATTAGATTGTCTGCTTTAGTTCTTATGGTATCTACAAACGTTCCATCTTCATTAAGAGGAATATCATGAGAATATGAATAACATAAACTGGATAATCTTAATGTATTACTTTTCTTGTTCAAAACTTTGCCCTGTAAAATGATAAAATCATTTCTTTGTTCTTTAACACAAGAGGCCAGGATAAAAACCAAGGCACAGGTGTATAAGTATATTTTCATAATTGTATTTTTTATGACATCGCTTCTATTGAAGCTTTCTATTATTATATAAACAGCTTTTCCAATAGCTGCAACATATTAAGCTTACCCTTTATCTGTTATAACTGCTTTTGCGAAAAAGGTATTCCTCATAAACAGGATTTTTCATGGAATAAAAATCTATATACCCAGCTCATTAAACAGTTCAATCAAGCGAGGTGAAGAAGGACGCGGAGCACTTCGATTAACAATATTACCATCCGGATCTATCAAAATAAACTGTGGAATCCCAATGATTTGATACAATCTTATAAAATCTGATTTAAAAGCATTATCGGCAATTAACTGAATTCCTATTAATTCTTTTTCTTTTATCATGGTTTTCCATTTATCATACTCTTTTTTACTGTCTACAGAAATACTTACAAACTCAATATTGTCGTTTTCATGATACTTTTTTTCAACTTCTTTTAGAAAAGGCATCTCCGCTTTGCAAGGCCCACACCAGGTTGCCCATACATCTATATAAACATACTTTCCTTTTAATTGATCGAGAGACGTGAAACCTCCGCTGTAATTTTCGTAATCAATAAACCCGGGAGATGGGTTTCCTTTCTCCAATACTTTTACTTCCTGATATTTTTCTGTAACCATATTTTTATGTTCTTGATTGGTAGACAGCTTTATGTAAGTATCGTAGCTTGGTTTAAAAATGTTATCCAAAGCCAGTATTCCAAGAATTGATCTGTACAAAAGAGCATTACGAATATATTCCGATTTAAAACCGTTTGCTGATTCAAGTCTCGCAACGGAACTGGAAGAAGCTCCTGCCTTTACCAGGCTGTCTGTCTTTTCCCAGTGTTTATCATTAACTAACCTGTAGTA of the Zhouia spongiae genome contains:
- a CDS encoding alpha/beta fold hydrolase; its protein translation is MYKKKHLLTVISTVFLFASCEKELFIDEPGNLVPKTVMEDANLPSITVNGTVLHSETYGNPGHPMVLFLHGGPGADYRNALRVKQLADDGYFVVFYDQRGSGLSQRHHKNTYSIRLMIDDVHAVIEHYRTSPNQKVFLFGHSWGAMLAAGYINLHPDRIDGAILAEAGGLNKKLWEEYSENSRRVKLFSEATNDILYYDQFLTGKENEHEILDYKLGIASSFTYAKGNDEGIEGPSPFWRNGAVLLNALSEIAEEDGFDFTTHLDYYTTNVLLLYGENNKSHGLKFSQKEAAYFPNHQIVQIDDTGHELIYFKWELVYPVVLNYLTSLN
- a CDS encoding MmpS family transport accessory protein; amino-acid sequence: MKNTKSTLFLAVILAVVLVFTSCSSDDDSSPQPRNIKYEITGNYSGRLTVAFSDESGNSQTISINSLPWSKSLSIDSDVSAIALAAGNSGVDNPGETGETITLKIYRNEETAKESTAPATDNGFIELGISYSFDL
- a CDS encoding OmpA family protein, whose protein sequence is MNIKSIFLLPIALSSSLLAQACNNSKQKDKQKEVTFSNEIQSANKTYNATQDTIPISTADLGNFPFFGLPENIRYESKPLQRNYDEIYFPTNRTGQLEKIGGRSFKSNMINTNNSEWSRPYFIKSYDEAIKAVGGVKLFEGKFKYEQIQFMKENAEYLGEEGSLDFYNNTIHSYIIRRPDGDDIYIQFDANTAGGAIQIVQKEAFKQTISIVKSDQIEKDLNEKGKTVLHISFDTDKASLKTEGKEVIKEIAIVLKNNGNLKLAIHGYTDNAGTKARNHILSEQRAQAVVAELSTSGIDESRLTVRGFGSQNPVADNTTPEGRAKNRRVELVKQ
- a CDS encoding YdeI/OmpD-associated family protein; protein product: MNPKVIDRFLDRAPKWKEEMTLLRKLCLDCGLTEDFKWMHPCYTFKGKNIVLIHGFKDYCALLFYKGALLKDIENLLVQQTENVQAARQMRFTGKEEIIAGEATIKAYIFEAVEVEKSGLEVKMKKTSEFDMPEELLSKFKEEPHFKTAFESLTPGRQRGYLLHFSGAKQSKTRASRIEKCIEKIFDGKGLNDR
- a CDS encoding DoxX family protein, with the protein product MEKRKKVIYWITTGWLALGMTSTGIVQLIKMEEEVSNFTNLGYPLYLLTLLGVWKLLGVIAILTPKLPLLKEWAYAGFFFAMSGAIISHLAVGDEIISILGPAILLALTIASWYVRPVNRKMNIKTLNV
- a CDS encoding SRPBCC family protein, producing the protein MELKTKVNAEPGKQELTITREFDLPVELLFKAYVAPEIVAQWMGTNVLKLESKKHGSYQFETTDPKGNKHGFNGTIHEFVPNQKITRTFEMEGTSLPVQLEFLEFIKLTEDKSKLHMHIVYKSLEHRNQMLQLPFKQGVNMAHNRLQDIVSKLK
- a CDS encoding ArsR/SmtB family transcription factor, giving the protein MKTRRDVFQAIADPTRRTIITLVALNAMTPTAIAENFDSSRQTISKHIQILTECELLEQEQNGREIYYHLNPEKIKEIAVFIEPFRKFWDDRFNKLEAIMKHL
- a CDS encoding alpha-N-acetylglucosaminidase, whose translation is MKKIIYLFLLLVIMGSCRNKILSGNHPELDAAKRVLERVLDKKAKDIVLKIDTTLAQSTYTYMAKNGSLTVNGNSAIALTRGVYDYLKSQQLGMLDWAGPEFNIPDKWPDAHLTKNTSPYPIRHAYNAVTSGYTTPYWDWERWEKELDWQAMHGFNMLMAPVAREAIAERVWKKLGLTQKEIDSFYVGPAHLPWLRMGCIQQVNGPLPSEWHKDQINLQHKILNRMHELGMEPVVQSFGGFVPKALKRVFPDLNIYETHWNDGFPEEQRPSFIAPDDEVFATISKLFMEEWQNEFGKAKYFLVDSFNELQLPESDLPITELLANYGKKTHSIVKSANPEAVWVIQGWMFSYQRYIWNSKTVEALFSKVPSDEVLILDYANDYNNNWKPMNAFNGKQWVYGFVPNMGGKTAYTGDISLYATGAAETLQSPDHGNLTGFTISGEGLENNAVIYELLTDVAWTDKPIDLDLWLKSYSINRYGGYPAKMKESWDLLRQSAYKNLVPHPQFGWQLGKAEIGTVNNDPEFYKAAQAFLDCSKQLSDSPNYCADAIEISALALGLKADEYFSIAANAFKNGNIKDGDMAGEKGLELLANIDRLMASHPLNSLDRWIEMARTHGETEQLKDYYERNAKYIISVWGPPVNDYSCRVWSGLIRDFYSERMQLVLNALKTNTPVNTVEWEIAWTQKTGVSKTTLFKDPVASAKALIKEALYQNQFNFKPDINNKQVFN
- a CDS encoding helix-turn-helix domain-containing protein, whose product is MSKINYSFPLTYMSCPIESITGVWEFKRPPFFKYLCYSLSGHLLHYVIKGSYFIKINGNEYSVKKGDIIYYYESEEVETIGNHTDVIFYSISYQASKLLPFSINNRVFKADNNLKQLFRNLYDSFSSQSDLNKRLMSFSFLLNILNKIEGTRFDSVHDKIEERALWWEIERRIRKNKMFKPSLTDLLKISGYSKSTVIRSCQKVTGNTPMQRIRRLRMEEARSLLSFAHLNVTQVSVYLGYSRVHEFSREFSMFYGSPPSSLLRK
- a CDS encoding TlpA family protein disulfide reductase; this translates as MKIYLYTCALVFILASCVKEQRNDFIILQGKVLNKKSNTLRLSSLCYSYSHDIPLNEDGTFVDTIRTKADNLMLYYGGHLTYMYLESGDDIHLTFDVKDYNNTVTFTGAGAAYNNYLLQKRKRVSEVLSDVKNIYLLNEVDFKETQKKLESELLKLLKNTKYFPATYIEKEKRNIKYYTLNNLNKYQVNHIYQTKNNDFRVSDAFLKELEEIAYNNGEDYIFSYDYSSLVDSYCQQQAREISASLNIDEDVAYLKAVNMLSNQKIKNIICYKKAKNGITYTADVENYYAEYIKGSTNEVNNKEITKNYNALKIVAKGKPSPEFTDYENFDNSTTSLSDLKGKYLYIDVWATWCGPCKREIPFLKKIESRYHDKNIEFVSISIDNPEDRNKWRQMVEKENLGGVQLLADNAFNSKFVQDYLIKGIPRFILLDPQGNIVMANAPRPSDDKLIALLATLSL
- a CDS encoding TlpA family protein disulfide reductase yields the protein MKKIIIILTFLVFTACHKEPKVTYTVINGKIASKGEVNKLILTNNDRDFKYEIALLEDGSFQDSLTIEPGLYTLSAGHRKSIDIVFFRGDDLFITFDADNLDTSLRFEGKGSDENNLLQAINKKIKEWNQQKPETCLFGEKDFKSTLIEKKEELLTLLNDSMQLNPAFKNFRERHINYWYIYSLSRYQGEHRYYAKTPEFTVSDDFLSETKHIDYGIDNDYRASVYYYRLVNDKHWEKTDSLVKAGASSSSVARLESANGFKSEYIRNALLYRSILGILALDNIFKPSYDTYIKLSTNQEHKNMVTEKYQEVKVLEKGNPSPGFIDYENYSGGFTSLDQLKGKYVYIDVWATWCGPCKAEMPFLKEVEKKYHENDNIEFVSISVDSKKEYDKWKTMIKEKELIGIQLIADNAFKSDFIRLYQIIGIPQFILIDPDGNIVNRSAPRPSSPRLIELFNELGI